One genomic segment of Planctomycetia bacterium includes these proteins:
- a CDS encoding carbon starvation protein A → MTLLPIVLLSAVILSIAYFTYGRLLARLLKLDPTKPTPAVELRDGLDYEPIDSKFLMSQHFSAIAAAGPIVGPIAAGLAFGWLPALIWILVGSILIGGVHDMTALTASIRHNAGSIAEVVRKHISQRSFLLFLSFVWIALVYIIVAFTDVTTAAFVGRQDLGGGVVVHGGAVATSSLLYLVLPIVMGLLLRFTKLSLNWATLIFLPLIAATIYVGPYIPFDIEQIFGLQKAAAQDVWDVALLIYCLVAAVVPVWLLLQPRGHLGGYFLYIALGGGAIGLVLGGHKVEYPQFIGWMSARGDTLFPFLFITIACGACSGFHSLIASGTTSKQLKHETDARPIGYGAMLLEAMVAIVSLSCVMIWAQGSPTLNSTPNVIYAQGMGEFLRTLHIPPQFAISFALMAFTTFVYDTLDVCTRLGRYIIQELTGWKDAKGKWLGTGLTSGVPLYFLLQAPPVDAKGVPQPLYKLFWNLFGASNQLLAALTLLGVTIWLWRTRREAWVWLVTGVPCVFMYVMSSWALIAMTWPKFVNKETGGYQVPTDPVPWIGIVLLVLAALMLVEAFIALRGDRRPPARGLSLPAVPAAG, encoded by the coding sequence ATGACGCTGTTGCCGATCGTGCTGTTGTCCGCCGTGATTCTGTCGATCGCCTATTTCACTTATGGGCGACTTCTGGCTCGGCTCTTGAAGCTCGACCCGACGAAGCCGACGCCGGCCGTCGAACTGCGCGACGGGCTCGACTACGAACCGATCGACTCGAAGTTCTTGATGAGCCAGCATTTCTCGGCCATCGCGGCGGCCGGGCCGATCGTCGGTCCGATCGCGGCGGGCCTCGCGTTCGGTTGGCTTCCGGCCCTGATTTGGATCCTCGTCGGCTCGATCCTCATCGGCGGCGTTCACGACATGACGGCCCTCACCGCTTCGATCCGCCACAATGCCGGCTCGATCGCCGAGGTGGTACGCAAGCACATCAGCCAGCGTTCGTTCTTGTTGTTTCTCTCGTTTGTGTGGATCGCGCTGGTCTATATCATCGTCGCGTTTACCGACGTCACGACCGCGGCGTTCGTCGGCCGGCAAGATCTCGGCGGCGGGGTCGTCGTGCATGGGGGCGCGGTCGCGACCTCTTCTCTGTTGTATCTCGTGCTGCCGATCGTGATGGGCCTGCTGCTCCGATTTACGAAGCTCTCGCTCAACTGGGCGACTCTGATTTTTCTCCCGCTCATCGCGGCGACGATCTACGTCGGCCCTTACATTCCGTTCGATATCGAGCAGATATTCGGCTTGCAGAAGGCCGCGGCGCAAGATGTGTGGGACGTCGCGCTGCTGATCTATTGCCTCGTCGCCGCGGTCGTGCCGGTCTGGTTGTTGCTGCAACCGCGCGGGCACTTGGGGGGCTACTTTCTCTATATTGCGCTCGGCGGCGGAGCGATCGGCCTCGTGCTCGGCGGACATAAGGTCGAGTATCCGCAGTTCATCGGGTGGATGTCGGCTCGCGGCGATACGCTGTTCCCTTTCTTGTTCATCACGATCGCCTGCGGAGCATGTTCGGGCTTCCACTCGCTGATCGCTTCCGGTACCACGTCGAAGCAGCTGAAGCATGAAACGGATGCGCGGCCGATCGGCTACGGAGCGATGTTGCTCGAGGCGATGGTCGCGATCGTGTCGCTGTCGTGCGTGATGATCTGGGCCCAAGGCTCGCCGACGTTGAACTCGACGCCGAACGTCATCTACGCGCAAGGGATGGGGGAGTTTCTTCGCACGCTGCACATCCCGCCGCAGTTTGCCATTTCATTCGCGCTAATGGCGTTTACGACGTTCGTTTATGACACGCTGGATGTCTGCACGCGGCTGGGGCGCTACATCATTCAAGAGCTCACCGGCTGGAAAGACGCGAAAGGGAAATGGCTCGGCACGGGCCTGACTTCCGGAGTTCCGTTGTACTTCCTGTTGCAAGCTCCCCCGGTCGACGCCAAAGGGGTTCCGCAACCTTTGTATAAGCTGTTTTGGAATCTCTTCGGCGCGAGCAACCAATTGCTCGCTGCGCTGACTCTGCTCGGTGTGACCATCTGGCTCTGGCGCACGCGCCGCGAAGCTTGGGTCTGGTTGGTCACGGGCGTGCCATGCGTGTTTATGTATGTGATGAGCAGTTGGGCGCTCATCGCGATGACATGGCCGAAGTTCGTGAACAAAGAGACCGGCGGCTATCAGGTGCCGACCGATCCGGTGCCGTGGATCGGCATCGTCTTGCTCGTGCTAGCGGCCCTGATGTTGGTCGAAGCGTTCATCGCTTTGCGTGGCGATCGGCGACCGCCGGCGCGCGGCCTGTCGCTCCCGGCGGTTCCTGCGGCCGGTTAA